The following proteins are encoded in a genomic region of Populus nigra chromosome 16, ddPopNigr1.1, whole genome shotgun sequence:
- the LOC133675523 gene encoding F-box protein At5g50450 → MITAQRKRLRKISEKPDLFDQLPDDLVLYILFKLSSSASCPSDFINILITCKRLKQFALDPLVLSRVGVKTFAVKAERWSDSAHQFLKQCVNAGNREALYTLGMIRFYCLQNRGSGASLMAKAAIKSHASALYSLAVIQFNGSGGSKNDKNLRAGVALCARAAVLGHIDALRELGHCLQDGYGVSQDIVQGRRFLVQANAKELALSLRSMLTWKPQQQHVDEQQNLHYACSVMGTTITGCPLLSDFGCNVPAREVHPVNEFLKEWFESRPGMLDHGLRLCSHSGCGRPETRPREFRRCSVCGTVNYCSRGCQALDWKLRHKVECVPMEQWQGALEDGGDNGIGGMVEIEEGEDVALVE, encoded by the exons ATGATCACGGCTCAAAGGAAAAGATTACGTAAAATCTCTGAGAAACCTGATCTCTTTGATCAGTTACCGGACGATCTTGTTCtttatattcttttcaagcTTAGCTCTTCTGCCTCCTGCCCTTCAGATTTTATAAACATTCTTATCAC ATGTAAAAGATTAAAGCAGTTTGCTCTCGATCCTTTGGTTTTGTCGAGAGTTGGAGTTAAAACGTTCGCCGTGAAAGCAGAACGTTGGTCGGATTCGGCTCACCAGTTTTTAAAACAGTGTGTTAACGCAGGCAACAGAGAAGCCTTGTACACTCTAGGAATG atccgATTTTATTGCTTACAAAACCGAGGAAGTGGAGCGTCTTTAATGGCAAAAGCTGCTATCAAATCTCACGCCTCGGCCCTTTATTCTCTCGCGGTTATTCAATTTAACGGTAGTGGAGGCTCCAAGAATGATAAAAATCTCCGAGCCGGCGTGGCTTTATGTGCTCGAGCCGCTGTTCTGGGTCATATTGATGCCCTTCGGGAGCTCGGCCATTGCCTTCAAGATGGTTACGGCGTCTCTCAAGATATTGTTCAGGGGCGTCGGTTTTTAGTCCAGGCTAATGCAAAGGAGCTTGCATTATCCTTACGTTCCATGTTGACATGGAAACCCCAACAACAACATGTAGACGAACAACAAAATCTCCACTACGCTTGTTCGGTAATGGGTACTACTATCACTGGATGTCCATTGCTAAGTGATTTTGGATGTAACGTGCCCGCTCGAGAGGTGCATCCGGTGAACGAGTTTTTGAAAGAGTGGTTCGAGTCGAGACCTGGGATGCTGGATCACGGTTTGAGGCTGTGTTCTCATAGTGGGTGTGGGAGACCCGAGACAAGGCCACGTGAGTTTCGCCGGTGTTCGGTTTGTGGCACTGTAAATTATTGTTCAAGAGGATGTCAAGCACTTGATTGGAAGCTGAGGCATAAAGTGGAATGTGTACCGATGGAGCAATGGCAAGGAGCTTTGGAAGATGGTGGAGATAATGGAATTGGAGGAATGGTGGAGATCGAGGAAGGTGAAGATGTGGCtcttgttgaatga